GCTTTAGCCATCATGCTAATAGAGAGAATGTACAATTAAAACTGCGGATTGATGATCGCATTAATCAATCTTACTTCACTGACCCTACTCGATTAACTCAAGTACTCAACAACTTGATCAGTAATTCATTAAAGTTTACGGAACAGGGCTTGATTGAGTTATCAATCACTCTAATTGAACAACAAAGTGCTGACAATGCCAATTACGATACGCTACAAATTGCCGTTAAAGATACGGGGATTGGTATCGCAAAAGACAAACAAGCACTGTTGTTTACTCCGTTCATACAGGCGGATAACAAAGTTACGAGAAAATTTGGCGGTACGGGACTTGGCTTAAGTATTTGTCAAGAAATCGTCAATGCTATGGGCGGCAAGATCACACTAGAATCAGAAGAAGGAGTTGGCAGTAAGTTTCATTTCACGCTCACATTCAAGCGAGCAGACTTTGAGGTGAAAAGTGATGACAGACGCAAAAAAGAACGTAGTAACAATGCCATTGATGACAACAGATTCAGCGGTATTCGTGTTTTAGTGGCAGAGGACAATATAGTCAATGTGACCGTGATCACTGCTCAATTAGCAAGGCTTAACATTATCGCCGATGTCGCCGAGGATGGAGAACAAGCTCTGAACATGCACAGAGAGAATCCTTACGATATCATTATATCTGATTGCCATATGCCTGTAATTGATGGCTTCGAGCTTGCCCAAAAAATAACTTCGTCTCCTTCAAATAGAGCCATTTGGCTAATTGCCGTTACCGCTGATGCGCTCAGTGGTAGCGCTGAAAAGTGTTTAGCTTCGGGTTTTGACGACTACTTAGCCAAACCGTGCCCACAAGATGAAATAGACAATAAAATGCATCATGCTTATCGCCAGTTAATGAGGCGAAGAGCATCAATTGCCATGACGAATAATGTCATGAAGAGCTTTAAGCTTTTTATGCCGCAATTGCTACTCAAAGAGAATGATCACGATATAGTACTAGCGAAAAGTTTCGCGTCTATTTTTGCGCAATCATGGCAACAAGATAAACAGCAACTACTCAAAGCGCTTATCGCGCTTGATTACGCCAATATTCACGCCATAACCCACAAATGCAAAGGTGGAATGCGATATTTATGTTCAAACCAATTAAACGAAGATGCTCAATCAGTAGAAAAATATGCACAAGCACAAAATAAAGCAGCAACAAAAGCTGCAACATCGCACTTTGTCGAACAGCTCGATTTGTTAGTATCTGAAATTCGTCGCTGGTTAGTTACCTTGGACAACGAGTAATGATGTTTCTGGGTTACCACTAAGTTTTCTCTATGAATTTAACCGTAGATTGTCTTTTGCGATTAACGTGGAGCTCAGTTACATCAGGCCTTGAATAATGCCCGACCGGATCGAAATTTTGTCGCTCTTCTCTTACTTTCACATGATCAATAACTGCTGTATACAAGCCTTCTTTACCGATTTGTGGCTCAATCAACCAGTTTCCATCTGGACCAGCAAGACACGACGCCCCGTTTGCTAGGTAATCAGTATTGATTGCTGCCATAATATCGTCTACATGCGGCGTATGCTCAGGAATGTCAATCGGGCGCATCAGCCCCGAAACCGACATCACATATGAACGTCCCTCTTTAGCCATAAAGCGCGTTATATCATGGGTATTGTGTTCACCGCCTGGCCATATTGCCACGTGTAAATCTTCACCCAATCCATAAAGTGCAGCACGTGGTAATGGCATCCAATTTTCCCAACAGTTTAAACCACCAACGGTGAAGGCCCCCAATTTGTGCACTCGTAAACCGTGTCCATCACCTGGTGACCAAGCGAGTCTTTCTTCGTAAGTGGGCATTAACTTACGATGTACCGATTTAATTTCCCCCTTGTTGTTGATGTAAACCATTGAGCAGTAAAGACTATGGCCACCACGATCGGTCGCCCGTTCAATTACCCCTAAATATAGTGCTATTTGAGTTTCTGCAGCCGCCCGACAAACAGGCGTTAAATCACCAGCTTCAATATTAACGGCTTGATTCACATAATGAGCATGCAAACGTTTTTGATCCGGAGCATTAAAGCGAGCACCGTGCGTTAATTCAAGCCAAAATGGATAACCTGGCACAAGCGCTTCGCCAAAGGCAATCAACTGGCAGTTAAAGCTTTCCGCATGAAAAATCATATCTACTACTTTGTCTAACGTGGCTTCTTTGCTGAGCCATACAGGGGCAATTTGAGCCAATCCTACAATTAGGGTATCCGCACTCGTTACGTTCATCCGTTCTACCTTATAGCGTTAAATACTAGACCTTTCGTATGATTTGCTGGCAGTATGGACAATTGACAGTAAATCAACGGCATATGCCTAACCTTACTGTGTAAGAATTAGTCATACAAATTTTTTGAGTAGAAAATATGCAACCAAGTAATCACTACGTTCTAACATGGCAATGCCCAGACACTTCGGGTGTTCTCGCTAAAATTACCCAAAATTTATTCGAACATGGTGCATTTATTACCGAAACAGCCCAGTACAGTGATCCTTATACGGAGTCTTTTTTTTCACGTATAGCCTTTGACGATCGTTCACTTAAAGTCAGCATTGATGAATTTAGGGAAGGTATAGACAGTCTTGCAAAGCCATTAAATATGGAATACCAACTCACCAATCGGGCAAATTTACCTAAAGTGTTGATCGCCGTTTCACAATACGATCACTGTTTGGTGTCATTACTCACTAAATGGAAGGCCGGCGCTCTCCCTATTGATATTATAGGTATTGTTTCTAATCATGAAACCTGCCGGGAACTAGCAAATTGGCATGGCGTCGATTTTCATTACTTGCCAATTACCAAGGCAACCAAAGCACAACAAGAAGCTCAACTGTTGGCCCTTATCGAACACACGGATACCGATTTGTTAGTGCTCGCAAGGTACATGCAAATTTTAACAGATAACCTGTGCCAACAATTGAAAGGGCGGGCCATTAATATTCATCATTCATTCTTGCCAGGGTTCAAAGGTGCGAAGCCTTACCACCAAGCACATGCAAGAGGGGTTAAAATAATTGGCGCAACGGCGCATTATGTTACCGCTGATTTAGATGAAGGACCCATCATTGTTCAAGAAGTCAAACCAATCAACCATACTTTTACCATCGAGCAAATGGTGCATTTGGGTCATGATCTTGAAGCGACTGCGCTCAGTCATGCGGTGAAAATGCACGCCGAGCAACGAATATGCTTAAATGGTGATAAAACTGTGATCCTTGTTTAAATTAATACTTCGATGCTGTTGCCATAAATTCTAATGTTTATACTGGCAATTCCACGCCCCTATACGGATAATAATCAAAACACGTTATTATCCGTATTATATGAGCCATATCCAATATTCCATCGTTCCATCGACACCTAACAGCCACTTATTCTCGGTAAGTTTGTGCTTTGACACCACGGTTAATGAGACCTATACGCTAGCCTTACCTGCATGGTTACCTGGCAGTTATATGGTCAGAGATTTTGCTAAAAATATTGTCGAAATCTTCGCTGTCGATAGTAAAGGAAACGCATTGCCGTTAAACCAAACAGATAAGCAAACTTGGCAAATAACAGCTATCGATGAAAAAACAGTCGTTGAATACCAAGTATTTGCATTCGATTTATCTGTTCGCAGTGCATACTTAGACAGTGAACGAGGTTTTTTTAACGGCAGTTCGACATTTTTAGAAGTCAAAGAGTTGAAAGACACACCTTGTCATTTGTCCATTAAACCAGCAATTGATAAGCCAAATTGGCGCGTTGCGACGGGTTTAAACAGGTCATCTACAACAGATAAATTTAGTTTTGGCGAATATATCGCCGATGACTATCAGCAACTAATAGATTGTCCTGTTGCAATTGGTGAATTCGACTGTACAGAGTTTGTTGTTGAAGGTGTTACACACCATTTAGTCTTTACTAGTGCACATTATGGCGATGCTGCACGATTAGCCCGAGATGTCGCTAAATTGTGTCAGCATCACATCAATCTATTTGGTGAAGCTCCTTTTAAAGAATATTGGTTTATTACCCATTTACTTGAGAGTGGATTCGGCGGACTAGAACATAAAAACTCCACCATTTTACAAGCAAGTCGATTTGATTTACCAAATCCACAAAAACCAACCGAGTTATCTGATAATTACAAAACATTCTTAAGTTTATGCTCCCACGAGTATTTTCATGCGTGGAATGTCTGTCGTATCAAACCAAAGGAACTCACCCCTTACGATTTAAGTCAAGAGGTGTATACCGAGCAACTTTGGGCATATGAAGGTATTACTTCTTATTATGATGATTTCTCTTTGTATCGTACCGGTATTATTCCATTTGAAGACTATTTAGCTTTATTAGGTAAAACAGCAACAAGAGTGTATCGCGGTAAGGGCGAGACAAAACAAAGCGTTAGCCAGTCGAGTTTTAACACTTGGAACAAGTTTTACAAACAAGGGCCGGATGCAGTAAACAATATTGTCAGTTACTACACCAAAGGATCACTGATCGCCTTATGGCTTGACCTCACCATTCGTCAGCACTCTGCGGGCAGCTATAGTTTGGATACCCTGATGAAAGAATTGTGGATTCACTTTGGCCGTCCGAGCATTGGTACGCAAACGGAAGACTTCGTTAACATCGCTAATATTCTTTGCAATAAAGACATCAGTGACTCATTTAACGAGTTGTTGCACAGCGCACACAAGTTGGATTTAAGCGATATGTTAACGACGGTGGGAATCAAGGTTAATCACGTAAAGTTCAAAAAACTAAACGGTTTAGAGACAATTAACAGTAGTGGTTATCAGCCCTTTTTAGGCGCTCAATATCAAGTGAAAAATACAGGACTAAAGATTTCCAGTGTTCAAGAGGATTCTCCCGCCGCACTCGCAGGTTTGGCCGTAGGCGACTTATTATTAGCGGTTAACAACCTAAAAGTAACGGACAGTTCACTTCAAAAATTGGCTGAGCATCTGCCAGAAAATCAGCTAGTCGACTGTGTTTATTTCAGAGATGACCAGTTAATGCAAACACAGCTTGCCTTTATCGACTGTCCTGCGATAGGCATAGCATTTGAAGTTACAGATCAAGAACTAGTCAGCAAGTGGCAGCAGCACTAGGGGTTGACATAATAAAGCACTGCAGTTGTACATTTTTTGATACAGCTGTAGTGAATCAATGACAACCAAGGTCTAAGAGTCTTCTGGCGAAATATAGTGACCTTCAACGCTTTGTGTTAAAAATAACTCATCGAATTTTGCATTTAAACGAAACAATATTACTTATGATTAACTTAAAACGCATCCATCATGTTGCATATCGTTGTAAAGACGCTAAACAAACCACTGATTGGTATAAAGAAATGTTGAACATGGACTTAACGGTAGCCATCGCTGAAAACGAGGTACCATCAACAAAAGCCCCTGATCCTTATATGCATATTTTCTTAGATGCTGGTATGGGTAATGTTTTAGCATTTTTCGAAATTCCCAATTCTCCAGACATGGGGCGAGATGAAAATACACCAAAGTGGGTACAGCATATCGCCCTTGAGCTTGGTTCAATTGAAGAATTAATAGCGGCTAAAGAAGAGCTTGTTGCTAAAGGACTTGATGTTTTAGGCCCGGTGAATCACGGGGTATTTAAATCCATCTATTTCTTTGATCCTAATGGTCATCGCCTAGAACTTGCTGCTAATACGGGTACTCCAGAGCAATACGATGAATTAAAACGTGTTGCTTCGATCATGGTAGAAGAATGGAGCCAAACTAAACGCGCCCCAAGACATGCGGCTTGGTTGCACGAACAGGACTAAAACAAGCACACTTGTAAATTAGAGCCAGTCCGCTGGCTCTAATACCTTATAACACTCTATCAGCCATTCTCTACTTTCCCTTAATTGAATAAGTCACATTGGTCTTAATTGATGATGCTATTGCTAGATCAATCTCTTTTGCAAACCCGAAATTAATTTGCAAAATTGTTACACTTGGATTTATAAACGATAAATTTCGTACAAAAAACCAACTTTTATCTGTACTACTATTGCTATTATTTTTGTAAGACATTGACCATAAAAAATATATAAGATAACTATTTTTTGAATTAAAAATGCGATTATTACAAACAAAAACAAACATCTATAAAAACACTCTTCTTTATAGAAAAATTATTTTACATTTAGTGCTTGTAGCTAAACCTCAGTTGGGTAAAGTAATTGCAGCTGTTTAGGCAGTAAAAAATAAGGACTCCAGCACAGCTGGCTTGCACTGGAAGCGAGATGTCATAATTGCATGACGCAATGAAAATACGGATGATTTACTCATTTATCAGGATGATAAAATATTGGTCCGGGAGGACAAGTAAGGATAGCCCAAAAAAGTGTTAGGATGACCAAAAACAAAAAAAACACGTATGGAAACAACATTAAAAAAATAGGAACTTGTCAGATACAACAGGGATTGTGCTAATCGGTAGGATGCCAATTTAAGAATCGGAATTAATTGTTGTAACAAAGTCACAACGAGTATCCAAGAGCGATGGGGTTTCCCATCGCTTTTTTCTTGCCTGAAAAATATTCAACAAGCACTTTTGCTAAGATTCACGTAAAATAGAGTTATTGTAAGAAAATAAATTTTTAAATCATGACTCGTTCGAAAAAAAGTAGAAATCCCGGTGTTGGCTCAAGCGGAGCACCAAAACCAAAACTAGATAAAGCCTCGTTAGCAAAATTGCCTGACAGAAAACCGAAAAAGAAAAACGGTAAAATCGCCGGTAATCGTCAGCAAGAAGCGGAAAAGAAATCCAACGCTCAGCGTCAAAATACGCAAGCCAAAGATCCGCGACTGGGTAGCAAAAAGCCGATTGTACTGACCAAAGCCGAAGTGCCAGCTGCTAAAACTACCAAGAAGCCCGCTAAAATTAAACCAATTGCAGCAGTTCGAACTGTCGAACCGTCAGTTGATTTAGAGAGGCGCTTACATGAGATTGAGCAAGATGAGAAGTTACTTGCCATTATCGAAAAACAAGATGAAGACATCGCCTTAAGTGAAGAAGAAATTGAACACTTTAATCTTTTAATGGATGAACATGCCTCTTTACAAGAAGCATTAGGCATTGAAGAAGATGAAAAAACGCATGAACAACATCAACCCTCATCTGAAGAAGATCTGTGGAACAAACTAGACCGCAGTGACTTTTCCAACTTTGAGTTTAACGAAGACGAGTAAGGGTTAGTGGTGTTAGAAAATAACTGGTTTTATTTGGCAATTGCTGGTGCACTCATTATTGTGGCGTTAGCGCTTTATGCTGGGAAGTTGTTAATGTTGGTGAAACAACAAACAAAGCAACAGCAGGCGGCACAAGCAGCGCACCAAGCACAAATGTATGCCAACGACGTTAAGATATATGACAGTGTCATAATTATTACGCGTGCGATGAAAGAGCAGCAATGTGATTACAGTGAAGGAAGTTGGCGTATCAGTGTTTTACTGGATTCACTTCAAACAACAAACAACCTAGATCAGAAATTTCCTGCTATATTTGAGTTATACAACAGCATAAAACATTTATCGATATTAGAAGATCGTAAATCGCTTTCTAAGCAGCAACGTATGAAACAAGATGTTGAACGTTTAAAACTTGAAGCCGATTTATCAGCACGTATTGACGAAGATCTTATAACTCTTCATCAATTTGCCGAACAACAAAAAGGCACATTAACTTAGCGCTCTTCTAATTGAATTTTCCTAGGCTTAATCAACCCACTGTTGTCATTAAGATCTTTATTGATTAACCCTAGGAGTTCGTGCCTTTAGGCTGAATTTTGCAGGAGTCTGTTATGTCTTTACAGTTAAAATCACAGTTCACTGATCGCATCATCGAGTTGCAAAAACGCATAGACTCGATTCATCAAGATTTTGCGGGCGGGCGCAATGCTGACTGGGCAGAACAGGCAAGAGAGCGTGAAAACGACGAAGTGCTCAATGCTTTAGAATCTGAAGCAAAGGTAGAAATTCAGTTATTATCCAACGCCATTAAGTGCATAGAAAATGGAGACTATGGTATTTGCCAAGCGTGTGGCGAAGATATCGCCAAACAGCGATTAGCGGTGCAACCCTCAGCTATTAAGTGTATCAACTGTGCAGATTGAATAAAATTCGGATTATTTGTTTAATTTGAAATTATTTTTATGAATTTGCCCAGTATTTGCGCAGGATCAATACAAACACCGTATTGGCTAGGTATTATCTCTCCCGAATAAAAGTAGGGATTTATGATGCAAACAAAAGAATTTTTCGACGCCAATTTGTTAAAAAAATATAACACTAGCGGGCCACGTTATACCTCTTACCCGACCGCGTTAGAGTTTAATGCTGATTTTTCAGAGCAAGCACTGGTTACCGCCATTGACGACTCGCCAAATCGCAATTTATCTTTGTATGTACATATCCCGTTTTGTCACAGCTTGTGTTACTACTGTGGTTGCAATAAAGTCATTACGCGTCACCGCGATAAAGCCGATATTTACCTTGATTACTTAGCACAAGAGATTATTTCTCGCGCTCCTCTATTTAAAGGCTATACAGTTAATCAGCTGCACTGGGGGGGGGGTACACCGAGTTTTCTAACTCAAGCGCAAATGACCAAATTGGTCAATACACTCAAAGAGCATTTTCATTTTGCACAAGAAATGGAAATGAGCATTGAAGTTGATCCGCGTGAAATTGAATTAGATATGGCCAACCATCTCTATGATTTAGGGTTTAATCGTATCAGTATTG
This window of the Thalassotalea atypica genome carries:
- a CDS encoding M61 family metallopeptidase; this translates as MSHIQYSIVPSTPNSHLFSVSLCFDTTVNETYTLALPAWLPGSYMVRDFAKNIVEIFAVDSKGNALPLNQTDKQTWQITAIDEKTVVEYQVFAFDLSVRSAYLDSERGFFNGSSTFLEVKELKDTPCHLSIKPAIDKPNWRVATGLNRSSTTDKFSFGEYIADDYQQLIDCPVAIGEFDCTEFVVEGVTHHLVFTSAHYGDAARLARDVAKLCQHHINLFGEAPFKEYWFITHLLESGFGGLEHKNSTILQASRFDLPNPQKPTELSDNYKTFLSLCSHEYFHAWNVCRIKPKELTPYDLSQEVYTEQLWAYEGITSYYDDFSLYRTGIIPFEDYLALLGKTATRVYRGKGETKQSVSQSSFNTWNKFYKQGPDAVNNIVSYYTKGSLIALWLDLTIRQHSAGSYSLDTLMKELWIHFGRPSIGTQTEDFVNIANILCNKDISDSFNELLHSAHKLDLSDMLTTVGIKVNHVKFKKLNGLETINSSGYQPFLGAQYQVKNTGLKISSVQEDSPAALAGLAVGDLLLAVNNLKVTDSSLQKLAEHLPENQLVDCVYFRDDQLMQTQLAFIDCPAIGIAFEVTDQELVSKWQQH
- the purU gene encoding formyltetrahydrofolate deformylase; protein product: MQPSNHYVLTWQCPDTSGVLAKITQNLFEHGAFITETAQYSDPYTESFFSRIAFDDRSLKVSIDEFREGIDSLAKPLNMEYQLTNRANLPKVLIAVSQYDHCLVSLLTKWKAGALPIDIIGIVSNHETCRELANWHGVDFHYLPITKATKAQQEAQLLALIEHTDTDLLVLARYMQILTDNLCQQLKGRAINIHHSFLPGFKGAKPYHQAHARGVKIIGATAHYVTADLDEGPIIVQEVKPINHTFTIEQMVHLGHDLEATALSHAVKMHAEQRICLNGDKTVILV
- a CDS encoding TraR/DksA family transcriptional regulator, giving the protein MSLQLKSQFTDRIIELQKRIDSIHQDFAGGRNADWAEQARERENDEVLNALESEAKVEIQLLSNAIKCIENGDYGICQACGEDIAKQRLAVQPSAIKCINCAD
- a CDS encoding carbon-nitrogen hydrolase family protein, which codes for MNVTSADTLIVGLAQIAPVWLSKEATLDKVVDMIFHAESFNCQLIAFGEALVPGYPFWLELTHGARFNAPDQKRLHAHYVNQAVNIEAGDLTPVCRAAAETQIALYLGVIERATDRGGHSLYCSMVYINNKGEIKSVHRKLMPTYEERLAWSPGDGHGLRVHKLGAFTVGGLNCWENWMPLPRAALYGLGEDLHVAIWPGGEHNTHDITRFMAKEGRSYVMSVSGLMRPIDIPEHTPHVDDIMAAINTDYLANGASCLAGPDGNWLIEPQIGKEGLYTAVIDHVKVREERQNFDPVGHYSRPDVTELHVNRKRQSTVKFIEKT
- the yihI gene encoding Der GTPase-activating protein YihI; its protein translation is MTRSKKSRNPGVGSSGAPKPKLDKASLAKLPDRKPKKKNGKIAGNRQQEAEKKSNAQRQNTQAKDPRLGSKKPIVLTKAEVPAAKTTKKPAKIKPIAAVRTVEPSVDLERRLHEIEQDEKLLAIIEKQDEDIALSEEEIEHFNLLMDEHASLQEALGIEEDEKTHEQHQPSSEEDLWNKLDRSDFSNFEFNEDE
- a CDS encoding DUF2489 domain-containing protein — protein: MLENNWFYLAIAGALIIVALALYAGKLLMLVKQQTKQQQAAQAAHQAQMYANDVKIYDSVIIITRAMKEQQCDYSEGSWRISVLLDSLQTTNNLDQKFPAIFELYNSIKHLSILEDRKSLSKQQRMKQDVERLKLEADLSARIDEDLITLHQFAEQQKGTLT
- a CDS encoding VOC family protein; protein product: MINLKRIHHVAYRCKDAKQTTDWYKEMLNMDLTVAIAENEVPSTKAPDPYMHIFLDAGMGNVLAFFEIPNSPDMGRDENTPKWVQHIALELGSIEELIAAKEELVAKGLDVLGPVNHGVFKSIYFFDPNGHRLELAANTGTPEQYDELKRVASIMVEEWSQTKRAPRHAAWLHEQD